The following are encoded in a window of Methanomassiliicoccales archaeon genomic DNA:
- a CDS encoding glycosyltransferase family A protein, translated as MSDIAYAKVAVVITSYNRPTLLKRAIKSAASQTYKNIEIIVVDGGSDSDIEALVHELNDNRLVFLQAGRKSNVSIARDLGAKLTTADYLSFLDDDDELLPKKIEQQMELFKQASNDIGVVYCGQIDVLEDGAEICHPASIRGNVLGQILSNNFVAMGSANIKRDYI; from the coding sequence ATGTCAGATATTGCTTACGCTAAGGTTGCAGTCGTTATTACTTCGTATAATAGGCCAACCTTATTGAAACGAGCGATAAAAAGCGCGGCATCGCAAACTTACAAGAACATCGAGATAATTGTCGTGGATGGTGGTTCAGACTCGGATATTGAGGCATTGGTTCATGAGCTTAATGACAATAGGCTAGTATTCCTTCAAGCAGGAAGGAAGAGCAATGTATCTATTGCCCGCGATTTGGGAGCAAAACTGACGACTGCTGATTATTTGTCATTCCTCGACGATGACGATGAATTATTGCCAAAAAAAATCGAGCAGCAAATGGAATTGTTCAAACAAGCAAGTAACGATATCGGCGTCGTCTATTGTGGTCAGATTGATGTCTTGGAGGACGGCGCGGAGATATGCCATCCTGCTTCAATAAGAGGGAATGTGCTCGGCCAAATTCTATCAAACAATTTCGTGGCTATGGGCAGTGCAAATATTAAAAGAGATTATATTTAA
- a CDS encoding TATA-box-binding protein, whose amino-acid sequence MNAIETRPRVVNIVASTQFAKELDLCTVAEKLTGSEYDPERFPGLIYRLSDLKTVILLFGSGKANCVGGKSLEEVRRAIRRFAILLNKLGIPVDSDPEIIVQNLVAVYDVGCALNLTNLKVSLGLEDTEYEPEQFPGLVYRLRDPNVVCLLFNSGKMVMTGAKNYKDLERAVDRVVQDIRQFGFL is encoded by the coding sequence ATGAATGCAATCGAAACCAGACCACGAGTAGTAAATATTGTGGCTTCGACGCAATTTGCGAAAGAACTTGATTTATGCACGGTCGCCGAGAAACTTACAGGATCAGAATACGACCCTGAACGATTCCCTGGCCTCATTTACCGACTCAGCGACCTGAAGACTGTAATTCTCCTTTTCGGAAGCGGGAAGGCTAATTGCGTCGGTGGTAAAAGTCTGGAAGAAGTCCGAAGAGCAATACGAAGATTCGCTATTCTTTTAAACAAGTTAGGCATCCCTGTCGATTCTGATCCCGAAATCATCGTACAAAATCTGGTTGCGGTATACGATGTCGGTTGCGCCTTGAATCTAACAAATCTAAAAGTATCTTTGGGTCTTGAAGACACAGAGTATGAGCCAGAACAATTTCCAGGCCTTGTCTATAGATTGAGAGATCCTAATGTTGTCTGTCTCCTGTTCAACTCCGGGAAGATGGTAATGACGGGGGCAAAGAATTACAAGGACCTTGAACGGGCCGTAGATAGGGTCGTCCAGGATATCCGCCAATTCGGATTTCTTTGA
- a CDS encoding prenyltransferase, with product MIEIRAPFLLLPVILAAVGSVLTIDDGHFDVLNFTIFTSILVLLHISVNTLNEYLDHKTEIDMHTRRTMFNGGSGILQAGTLQPQEVLTVALVCFVLAALLSAYLIVAVSWLLMLIIVPGMLFVLFYTQIFARNMLGEVAAGLGLGFLPVIGAYLVQIQDFPLSLMLLAITSGILTFNLLLLNEFPDVEADKIGGRRNLVISLGSKKAAWLYLAGTVGAYGIILAGIALSVFPLLAAIALLTLPFAFKAVQGAFGGAEQTSTFLHAQKANVQVVLITQILFVIGFAVALAV from the coding sequence ATGATCGAGATCAGAGCCCCGTTCCTCCTATTGCCTGTCATATTGGCGGCGGTCGGGAGCGTCCTTACCATAGATGACGGTCATTTCGATGTCCTGAACTTTACCATATTCACATCTATCCTCGTCCTGCTTCACATCAGTGTCAACACGCTGAACGAATATCTCGACCACAAGACGGAGATCGACATGCATACCAGGCGGACGATGTTCAACGGTGGGAGCGGGATTCTCCAGGCAGGAACGCTCCAGCCACAGGAGGTATTAACCGTCGCCCTCGTTTGTTTCGTGCTCGCCGCGCTGCTGAGCGCCTACCTTATCGTTGCGGTATCCTGGCTCCTCATGCTGATAATCGTCCCAGGGATGCTGTTCGTGCTTTTCTATACGCAGATCTTCGCGAGGAACATGCTTGGAGAGGTCGCAGCCGGTCTTGGTCTCGGATTCCTTCCAGTGATCGGGGCATACCTCGTCCAAATACAGGATTTCCCTCTGTCCCTGATGCTCCTGGCGATCACTTCAGGTATCCTTACATTCAACCTTCTGCTTCTCAATGAGTTCCCTGACGTGGAAGCGGATAAGATCGGCGGAAGGAGGAACCTCGTCATATCACTGGGCAGCAAGAAAGCAGCTTGGCTTTACCTCGCCGGGACGGTCGGTGCTTACGGCATAATCCTTGCTGGAATTGCACTTTCGGTGTTTCCGTTGCTCGCGGCCATCGCCCTCCTCACTCTGCCGTTCGCCTTCAAGGCAGTCCAGGGGGCGTTCGGGGGGGCTGAGCAGACATCGACCTTCCTGCACGCGCAGAAGGCTAATGTCCAAGTCGTGCTGATCACCCAGATATTG